ctaGTCTCGTGATTCTAAAAGGAATCTAGGAGAAAAGACTCTTGGCGAGAAGACAATATCTTGGAATCGCCTCCAGTTTGGCAATGTAGCAAAGAGACTGTACTCCTAGCAAGACTGATGGGCAAGGCCTGGAACTTCTTAGTTTACATAGCACCTTTCCCTTCTTGATTTAAgtgtttgtggattttttttaaaggtatttcccaaaatattcaaagataaacaTTTAAGTGACTTATGTATAAATCTAGATGATCAATTAGTGtttgtctttagtttttattgatgttgttctttttttgtatctGAAGGTTAAACACTATGCTTATTTATTCCATAGTTTCACAAACAGGAAGGAGGTTTTAAATGGCTTAGTTCCACAATTCATGGTAGATGAATATTTTAAGAGAACTTGTTGCATAACAGACACTGCCTCTTCCTaaaatgcatcacaccagagccAGTTTTGGAAAACACAAATATGGGGTGggtatattttgaaaactatgtGAACATAATAGATCCTTAACTAACATTTGTGGCTATtagggaaaatatttgtttttttttttcaggcatcTTTCTTGTCAAACCAGTTTCTACTATTGAAGGAGATTAAAAGGGACATGTAGGTTAAATTTTGCTCCTGGGTTTTACTTCTAGCGTAAACACCAAATTACTTTTGTCCTAAAGGATTTTATTGTTTAGGTACAGGAGACTAACAGTACACGCTAATCTATATCAACTTGATTTATAATCCATATTTGTGTGGCATTTATACGTGCAAAAGCACCCTCGTATTTATTGGTATTATATCATTCGATTCTTACTCAACTCAATGGAAGTGATTTTATTTGCCCCTTTAGAGATGGAGCAAATCAGGCTTCAGCTTTGTGACTTGCCTAAGGACAGTGAGTTAGAAAACTCAATGAATACATGACTCTGGAACCTGACTATCCTAATTCCAATTGCAGTGCTTATTCCCTGTCCTCCATTCCTGTGTGTAATGATGCAGTACATTGAAAAGACTGGAAGATGAGTTTTAGAATCAGTGCGAGAGGCAGGAATCAAATCCTATCTCTCCATGTGCCCCCCACAGGAAAGCTATTTGAGCTTCATTTGTGAATTAAGCTAAAAATAGTAACATCCCCCCACCAATGGACTTTGGAAAggattaaatggaataatacatgAAAAGCACATAGcagaatattctataaatgtcagctGTTGTTATATTATCATATAATCTACAAAGTATGTTTGGTTACACTGCTTGAAGCACTTTGTTGTTCAAAAACCGTTAATATATGTGAAAATCAAACCCtgaaaattaatttattcttagCAGTAACATCATATGTCAGATGCCAAAGGAAAGCATTTCATGTACAAAAGACTTTAGTTTTAAGAGTtggcatgattttttaaaaagcagttttactcacacatcacacaatccatccaaagagTACAATCGATGGCTgtcacagaattgtgcattcatcaccacaatcaatctgAGAACAtcttcattgctccaaaaagaaaaatcccacccCCTTATACCTCCCTAATATTAGCAATGGTGACttagttacaactgatgaaagaatattaactaTTAATCCATACTTTGCATTAGTtgtgttttccccatatacctccctattattaacagcttgtaGTAGTAATGTAAATTCGTTCTAGTTCATGGGAGAAATTCTTACATATGTACTATTAACATCATCCACAAAAGGGTTCAcagtgttatacagtcccaggttttatcctccagctttccttctagtggcatacattaccctaaacttcccctttcaaacaCAATGACACCTATATTTCAGCAccattaattactttcacaataatGTGTCTCCATTGCCTCTgtcatttttcaaacatttacaatcaagcttattaaaaattctgcacaaattaagcaccaGTTCTCCAgcctctaccctcattctatctcatCGTggtatgattattttaaaagaagatttatattttgctttctatAGTTTCAAATGTATAGAAACTATAGTTTCTAGAGTTTCAAATTTTCTTAATGTTAATACCTTCTAAGTAGTTTGTGCCATATGAAATTACCATTTTTGAACGTAAAAATGGGTAATTAAcggcaatttcatatggttcaacacCACAGATTAACAAATCTGGGGTTGATGAAAGGTTTGtcgttgttattttgttttgttttcgttGCAATGGGGATTCCCAAGTTGACATTGAACTGAAAAGTATCTCAGTTTCAACTTAGGTCCATTCAAACAGGTAATGAGGGAGTGATGCCACACTcccaagaattaaaaacaaaagcataaaacTTCCTCCCTCCATCCCAAACACAGGCATGAACACCCCAGCTCCCACGGAAATCCAGAGTGAAATTATGTCTCAATGCCTGCAAATTCCCAAGGAGGGCACCAAAAGGACTTGACAGTGAATGCACTGAGGAAATCGGCAGCTGTTGAAGTCACCTCCTGTGGTCTTGCCAAATGTTTGAAAGGgaatatggtgtgtgtgtgtgtgtgtgtgtgtgtgtgtgtgtgtgtgtgtgtgtgtgtgtgtgtttgggggtggaGATGAGGGGAGCGTCATTTATATCTGCTCGGGTTGAGGGGCGTTGGGGAGTTCCTGGACGAGGAGGTCTGTGTCTGCGTGGCTCTGCAAGCCTCCAGGCGAGCGTCTGTGCGTGCTGCCTTCTTTCCCTCCCCGTGCCCGTGCCTTTGTGCCTCTGGGTGAACCTGTGTTTGTTTCTGGCCGCGTCTCTGTTGGACAGGGTGACTTTGTGCCTGTCTGCCtctgtgcgcgcgcgcgcgcgcgaaTGTGCACGTCGGTGCGCTGGACGGGTGTGTCTCGGTGTCTGTGGTTCCGTATAAGTCTGAGCATGTCTGTCAGGGAGCATTTGTGCCTGTATATGCGTGTCTCGGGGGGCGCCCTCACCTCTGTTCCCGCAGGTGCCCGTGCGCTGCCCAGTCCGCACAGGCGCCCGGGACCGACAGGTAACAGCCACACCAGAGCCCAAAGCGCCTGGCTTCGCCGGCGAGCACACCAGCCCCCGCTTTAGCCCCCTGGGACCCGCCCGGGGGAGCCGGGAGGGAGTGATGGGCCCGCCCGCCGGGGAGCAGCTGCGCCCCGCCCGCGCCAACGCCGGGAGCCCGCGAGCTGGgaggtggcgggggggggggggctcggGGGGGGACGGGGCGGGAACGCGAGGGCTGCCCGCGCGCCATTGGCGGAAAGTTGCCGCGCGTCACCGGGAGGGCAGGTCCCCTAAAGTCCAGTGCACATAACGGGCAGGGCGCACTCTGAGGCGGCTTCTCCAGAGCGCGGGGACGGGACTGACGGGGACGGCGAGCCCAGGGCACCCCACAAAGCTGAGTGTGCAGGACGCGCCCCCGCCAAACCCACCTCACGGCCGCTGAATGAGGCTTCCGGGCGTCCTCCGGTGGCCCGCAGCGCCCCGCCCGGGGTCCGCCCGCTGAGGCGCGGCCGGTGCGCCGGCAGTCAGTGCACTCACCTGCCAGCCTGCGCGCCATGGGGCAACCCGGGAACAACAGCGTCTTCTTGCTGGCGCCCAATGGAAGCCAAGAGCCGGACCACAACGTCACGCAGGAACGGGACGAGGCGTGGGTGGTGGGCATGGGCATCGTGATGTCCCTCATCGTCCTGGCCATCGTGTTTGGGAACGTGTTGGTCATCACAGCCATCGCCAGGTTCGAGCGTCTGCAGACGGTCACCAACTACTTCATCACCTCTCTGGCCTGTGCTGACCTGGTCATGGGCCTGGCGGTGGTGCCTTTCGGGGCCAGCCACATCCTCATGAAAATGTGGACATTTGGCAACTTCTGGTGCGAGTTTTGGACCTCCATCGATGTGTTGTGCGTCACGGCCAGCATTGAGACCCTGTGCGTGATTGCGGTGGACCGCTACTTCGCCATCACCTCACCGTTCAAGTACCAGAGCCTGCTGACCAAGAATAAGGCCCGGGTGGTCATCTTGATGGTGTGGATTGTGTCAGGCCTCACCTCCTTCCTGCCCATCCAGATGCACTGGTACCGGGCCACCCACCGGCAAGCCATCAACTGCTACGCCAAGGAGACCTGCTGTGACTTCTTCACGAACCAAGCCTACGCTATCGCCTCGTCCATTGTGTCCTTCTATTTGCCCTTGGTGGTCATGGTCTTTGTCTACTCCAGGGTCTTCCAAGTGGCCAAAAGGCAGCTCCAGAAGATTGACAAATCCGAAGGCCGCTTCCACGCCCAAAACCTCAGCCAGGTGGAGCAGGATGGGCGGAGTGGCCATGGACATCGCAGGGCCTCCAAGTTCTGCTTGAAGGAACACAAAGCCCTCAAGACTTTAGGTATCATCATGGGCACTTTTACCCTCTGCTGGCTGCCCTTCTTCATCGTCAACATTGTACATGTGATCCAGGACA
This region of Tamandua tetradactyla isolate mTamTet1 chromosome 20, mTamTet1.pri, whole genome shotgun sequence genomic DNA includes:
- the ADRB2 gene encoding beta-2 adrenergic receptor; translation: MGQPGNNSVFLLAPNGSQEPDHNVTQERDEAWVVGMGIVMSLIVLAIVFGNVLVITAIARFERLQTVTNYFITSLACADLVMGLAVVPFGASHILMKMWTFGNFWCEFWTSIDVLCVTASIETLCVIAVDRYFAITSPFKYQSLLTKNKARVVILMVWIVSGLTSFLPIQMHWYRATHRQAINCYAKETCCDFFTNQAYAIASSIVSFYLPLVVMVFVYSRVFQVAKRQLQKIDKSEGRFHAQNLSQVEQDGRSGHGHRRASKFCLKEHKALKTLGIIMGTFTLCWLPFFIVNIVHVIQDNLIPKEVYILLNWVGYVNSAFNPLIYCRSPDFRIAFQELLCLRRASLKACGNGYSNSSNSKTDYAGEQSGYNLGQEKESELLCEVPPGTADFGSCQGTVPNDSIDSQGRNCSTNDSLL